The Streptomyces sp. NBC_00306 sequence GGTGGAAGCCGCTTGCACGTGCGGTGTCGGCTTAAGGCCTGGCAGGTGCTGCGCGGCACCCTGTTCGGGCTGCACACCGGCTTCCCAGGGGAGTACCTGCCGCAGGAGTTGGGCTTCCGCCCGGGATGACGTGCTGGCGGCGGCTGCGGGACTGGAACGAGGCAGGCGTCTGGCAGCAGTTGCCGGTTCCCCAGGGTTCGAGTTCGCCGAAAGGTCAGGAACTGGCGACGGGGCTGCGTCGTTGCAGGATACACCGGTGTACGGGCGGTGTCATGCCGGCACCCACGATGAACCCGATCGTGACGCTCAGGCTCGCGAACGCGATCATCCCGATAACTGCGCACATAACCATGACGGTTACCACCAGGCCGGCGATTCTGATACGCGAGGGCATCTGGTTCAACCAGCTCACAGCCGAGAAAGTCGTGAGATACAGGGAGGAGCCGAAAGCGGCTGACGCGAGAGCGGTGAGAGCATTCATTCCGCAACCTTTCAAAACCGGAAGCCGAGATGTTTCTATCCTGCCGCCGCGGTCAGCCGTGCTCCCCTGTCGGGATCAATCGGCCGGTGGTCCGTCTATTGCTGTACTTACACGTCCGTCGACGCTACTGCCGCTGTAGAGCGTCGTGTTCGGTGGAGCAGAATGAACATTATCGATCTTGGTGGGATGATCAACTCATTTGAGCAATTGCTGAGGTTCCCTTGCTCAACCGTCCGCCGGGTCGCGCGCCTCTGACATCGATCGGTGAGCCAACGGGACTCGCTTGCGGAGCAGCGCGACGCCGGCCCGGCCGAACGTCCGGCGTTTGAGCATCTTGATCCGGTGACGTGGCCTTCGAGTGAGGGATCCATCTCGCCACCACACGGGGTGCCGGCGGTTGCGCGGTGACCGGCCGTGGCGAGGTGCGAAACGCCAGATGTTCGGAGGAGTGAAACTTCCTCTCCTCCGGAAGGCGGGTCCTGCTCACCGCATCTCGAGTCAGCCACCGCCACCAGGCGTGACCGGCCTTGATAGAACGGCCTCATGAGTTCGAACGACGACCAGATCGCGCAGGCCGAGAGCCGCTTCGGAGTCCGATTTCCCGAGGACTACCGACACTTCCTGGCTACGGAGGGGAGCATGGCCCAGTTCGTTCCTCCTGCGGACGACTTCCTGATGATCAATGCCATTGCAGAGCTCATCGAAGTCAATGAAGCCGGCGACTTCCAGGAACGCTTCCCCCGGTGCGTCGTCATCGGCGGGGACGGAAGCCGCGAAATGCTCACCTACGACTTCCGGCAGGAACCCCC is a genomic window containing:
- a CDS encoding SMI1/KNR4 family protein, with the translated sequence MSSNDDQIAQAESRFGVRFPEDYRHFLATEGSMAQFVPPADDFLMINAIAELIEVNEAGDFQERFPRCVVIGGDGSREMLTYDFRQEPPSLVLLDVSAHDWSSAIHQATSFSALLAQFPETGWKWDDSEPSPS